In Arthrobacter sp. StoSoilB5, one genomic interval encodes:
- a CDS encoding DUF3117 domain-containing protein: protein MAAMKPRTGDGPMEVTKEGRSLIMRVPLEGGGRLVVELNAAEAENLKECLVGVTE from the coding sequence ATGGCGGCTATGAAACCACGTACTGGCGACGGCCCTATGGAAGTAACCAAAGAGGGACGCAGCCTGATCATGCGTGTGCCGCTCGAAGGCGGAGGGCGTCTTGTTGTCGAGCTCAATGCCGCGGAGGCGGAGAACCTCAAGGAATGCCTTGTGGGCGTTACCGAATAG